In the Merismopedia glauca CCAP 1448/3 genome, one interval contains:
- a CDS encoding segregation/condensation protein A: MSVGASLDRLPEVDRSLAAVRDMGIAMLIDLAQQGEINPWDVQVIDVIDRYLKNLLQTTNSQEPEANLSQGGQAFVWAAMLVLLKAHTLEETSAGDEDPNWEVDLILDPHGSKSTRLPLNLEDCLKRRHTAQALVKRPITLNDVIAQLHQIASTLANKPIHPVTKRVKPLSASAAAQTIVGLAHQENLTEIARELEQFIVTQGEKWLLAQQWIDLEQLLDIWTNRNNSANYSLNKDRVGVFWALLLLSAQSKVELSQQEFYQEIRVRAI; encoded by the coding sequence ATGAGTGTTGGTGCCAGTTTAGATAGATTACCTGAAGTCGATCGCAGTTTAGCTGCGGTTCGCGATATGGGGATTGCCATGCTGATCGATCTAGCCCAGCAAGGAGAAATCAACCCTTGGGATGTACAAGTGATTGATGTAATCGATCGCTACTTGAAAAACTTACTGCAAACGACTAATTCTCAAGAACCAGAAGCCAATTTATCCCAGGGGGGGCAAGCTTTTGTTTGGGCAGCAATGTTAGTTTTGCTGAAGGCGCATACTTTAGAAGAGACTTCAGCAGGCGATGAAGACCCTAACTGGGAAGTAGATTTAATCTTAGATCCTCATGGCTCAAAATCGACCCGTTTACCCCTGAATCTTGAAGATTGCTTGAAGCGAAGGCATACGGCTCAAGCTTTGGTCAAAAGACCGATTACTCTCAATGATGTGATAGCACAGTTGCATCAAATTGCTTCTACTCTAGCAAACAAGCCAATTCATCCAGTTACCAAACGGGTCAAACCCTTATCAGCTAGCGCCGCCGCCCAAACTATAGTTGGTTTAGCCCACCAGGAAAATCTGACCGAAATTGCTAGAGAATTAGAACAGTTTATCGTGACTCAAGGGGAAAAATGGTTGTTAGCTCAACAGTGGATTGACCTAGAGCAACTTCTAGATATTTGGACTAATAGGAATAATTCTGCAAACTATAGCTTAAATAAAGATAGAGTTGGTGTTTTTTGGGCACTATTGCTACTGTCCGCCCAATCTAAGGTGGAATTGAGCCAACAGGAGTTCTATCAAGAGATTCGAGTTCGGGCAATTTAG